Within SAR202 cluster bacterium, the genomic segment ACTTGGACACGCGGCCGCCGTAGAGGAGGCTGGTCTGCCCCTCGTCGCCGTACTTGGTATAGATTTTCTTGCTGGAAGTGCTCATAGGACAATAGAGGCATTATACTACTCACCACAGCTTTAGATTGGGTGATGCCTCATGCCCTCCCCCGTGCAGATAATACCTATCGCCGGCCTGCCTGAGATTCGGCAGGACGACAACCTGGGCGCTCTCATCATCGACGCCGTCCACCGTCAGGGCGAGGCCCTGGAGGATGGCGACGTGCTGGTGGTGACTCAGAAGGCGGTCTCCAAGGCCGAAGGACGTCTGGTGGACCTGGCGTCGGTGACGCCTTCGCCCCTGGCGATACAGATAGCATCGGAGCACCAGCGCGACCCTCGCCATACCGAGGTTGTCCTGCGCGAGTCCAAACGAATTGTGCGCATGGACCGGGGCGTGATCATCGCCGAGACGCGCCACGGCTTTCGATGCGCCAACGCCGGCGTCGATGCTTCCAACGTGGGGGGGAAGGAATGCGTGGCCCTGCTGCCCGAGGACTCGGACGCCTCGGCGCGGCGAATTCGTGCCCACATCCTCAAATCGTTGAGCATAGACCTGGCCGTGATCATTTCAGACACCTTCGGCCGGCCCTGGCGGGAGGGTGCCGCCAACGCGGCCATCGGCGCGGCGGGCATAAACCCACTGCTAGACTATCGAGGCCAGGAGGACCCCAACGGCTACGAATTGCGCACTACCACCATTGCCATTGCCGACGAGTTGGCGTCGGCGGCGGAGCTGGTCATGGGCAAACTGGACCGGGTGCCTGTGGCCCTTATAAAAGGATACCCGTATCCCAGGGGGGATACGGGTATCGGCGTTCTAATTCGACCGCCGGAGCGAGACCTGTTCCGCTAGAAGGCGGCGGGGCTACTCCTCCGGCTCGTCCGCGTCGGCGGGGACGGAGACTCGCAGGTTCTCCTTGGCGTCGGAGGAACGGGAATCGACGCCCCAGGGGGAGGTCTCCAGGTAGTTTCGGAACTCCTTCACTTCGCCACAGGTCTTGCACTTGCCTTTGCTTACGGGCCCGTCCGGCGCGGCAATAACCCAGTAGTGCCGGCAGGTCTCTTCCTTTTTCTCTGCGGGACTCTCAGTTATTGGATTGTTTTGATGCTTAGCGGCCACGTTTTCCTCCTCCACCTACCCTCTGCGGGCGTATAAATTATCACGAAATTCGTCTTTTGTAAATATATTTGCGAAAAAGTATTTTTAGTCCGCCCCTCAGTTTGACACGTTATAAGGGGTTTTATATCCTTTCAACATTAAGAAGTTATGAAGCCCACGGCAGCTCCTACCACCGGCACCAGACTTCAGATCCTTAACCTCCTCCAGGAAAAGGGCGAGGCCTCCGTGGGACAGCTCGCCGAAGATCTGGCCCTGGCTTCCGCCACCGTCCGCCGTCACTTGGACGTCCTCCTGCGGGACCGGTTGGTGGAATACCACCAGGTTCGTAAAAGTTTAGGCCGTCCCGAATACGCTTACACTCTCACAGAGGACGGTCAGGAGGTACTACCTAAGCACTA encodes:
- the cofE gene encoding coenzyme F420-0:L-glutamate ligase produces the protein MPSPVQIIPIAGLPEIRQDDNLGALIIDAVHRQGEALEDGDVLVVTQKAVSKAEGRLVDLASVTPSPLAIQIASEHQRDPRHTEVVLRESKRIVRMDRGVIIAETRHGFRCANAGVDASNVGGKECVALLPEDSDASARRIRAHILKSLSIDLAVIISDTFGRPWREGAANAAIGAAGINPLLDYRGQEDPNGYELRTTTIAIADELASAAELVMGKLDRVPVALIKGYPYPRGDTGIGVLIRPPERDLFR